In Oryza glaberrima chromosome 8, OglaRS2, whole genome shotgun sequence, the following are encoded in one genomic region:
- the LOC127782968 gene encoding enoyl-[acyl-carrier-protein] reductase [NADH] 1, chloroplastic, translating into MGASAAAGMQMVAARPCISASQGMLTSRAAVSRIGRALSTTTGFATCPRICYSSPLGSSKRSGVAIRAMSSESGPQGLPIDLRGKRAFIAGVADDNGYGWAIAKALAAAGAEILVGTWVPALNIFETSLRRGKFDESRKLPDGSLMEIVKVYPLDAVYDSPEDVPEDVKGNKRYAGSSNWTVKEVAESVKNDFGSIDILVHSLANGPEVTKPLLETSRRGYLAALSASSYSFVSLLQHFLPIMNPGGASISLTYIASERAIPGYGGGMSSAKAALESDTKVLAFEAGRKGKIRVNTISAGPLGSRAAKAIGFIEKMIEYSYVNAPLQKELLADEVGNTAAFLVSPLASAITGSTVYVDNGLNTMGLAVDSPTISS; encoded by the exons ATGGGCGCTTCTGCAGCTGCCGGTATGCAGATGGTGGCTGCACGCCCCTGCATCTCAGCCTCCCAGGGAATGCTTACTTCCAGGGCGGCGGTCTCCCGGATTGGCCGCGCACTCAGCACCACCACTGGCTTTGCAACCTGTCCCAGAATCTGCTACTCCAGCCCTCTTGGTTCTTCCAAGCGCAGCGGTGTCGCCATCAGAGCAATGTCGAGCGAAAGTGGCCCCCAAGGCCTACCAATTGATCTTAGAG GTAAAAGGGCGTTCATTGCTGGAGTTGCTGATGACAATGGCTATGGCTGGGCAATTGCAAAggctcttgctgctgctggtgctgaaATTCTTGTTGGTACATGGGTGCCT GCACTAAACATATTTGAGACAAGCCTAAGGCGTGGAAAGTTTGATGAATCACGAAA GCTGCCTGATGGATCTCTTATGGAAATTGTTAAAGTCTATCCACTTGATGCTGTCTATGATTCCCCTGAAGATGTTCCTGAAGAT gtCAAAGGAAACAAAAGGTATGCTGGGTCATCAAATTGGACTGTTAAG GAAGTTGCTGAGTCAGTCAAGAATGACTTTGGCAGCATTGACATTTTGGTGCATTCTCTAGCTAATGGTCCAGAG GTAACAAAACCACTGTTGGAGACATCAAGAAGAGGGTATCTTGCTGCACTGTCAGCATCGAGTTACTCCTTCGTCTCTTTGCTTCAGCACTTCCTTCCTATAATGAATCCAG GTGGTGCTTCCATCTCTCTAACATACATTGCATCTGAAAGGGCAATTCCTGG atatgGTGGTGGCATGAGTTCAGCTAAAGCAGCTCTTGAGAGTGACACAAAA GTACTTGCTTTTGAAGCTGGAAGGAAAGGGAAAATCAGAGTTAACACCATATCTGCAG GTCCTTTGGGAAGCCGAGCTGCCAAGGCAATTGGATTCATTGAGAAGATGATAGAATACTCTTATGTTAATGCACCGTTGCAGAAAGAACTGTTGGCAG ACGAAGTGGGGAACACAGCAGCATTCCTGGTGTCTCCATTGGCTTCCGCTATCACTGGTTCGACTGTTTACGTTGACAATGGACTCAATACAATGGGGCTTGCAGTTGACAGCCCTACAATATCATCATAG
- the LOC127782997 gene encoding 11 kDa late embryogenesis abundant protein, translated as MQAGKNAMQSTKEAAANVGASARAGMDKSRAAVQGQVEKATARNAADEDAAEVRRQERVQAAEEEKQHAMAANAAAKERATGGAGAYHPSQGAPGVDPRAAQPTGGHVQDGVAESRPVGTATGTARPSAAHNPHVGSDFSQAHGTGGQYQ; from the coding sequence ATGCAGGCCGGGAAGAACGCGATGCAGTCGACCAAGGAGGCCGCGGCGAACGTGGGCGCGTCGGCGCGCGCCGGGATGGACAagtcccgcgccgccgtgcaggGCCAGGtggagaaggcgacggcgcgcaACGCGGCCGACGAGGACGCGGCGGAGGTGAGGCGGCAGGAGCGCGTGcaggccgccgaggaggagaagcagcaCGCCATGGCCGCCAACGCAGCCGCCAAGGAGCGCGccacgggcggcgccggcgcgtacCACCCGTCGCAGGGCGCCCCCGGGGTGGACCCGCGTGCGGCGCAGCCGACGGGAGGGCACGTCCAGGACGGCGTCGCCGAGAGCCGGCCGGTCGGGACGGCCACCGGCACGGCGAGGCCCAGCGCCGCCCACAACCCGCACGTCGGCAGCGACTTCTCGCAGGCCCACGGCACCGGCGGCCAGTACCAGTGA